A genome region from Erythrolamprus reginae isolate rEryReg1 chromosome 4, rEryReg1.hap1, whole genome shotgun sequence includes the following:
- the PAAF1 gene encoding proteasomal ATPase-associated factor 1 isoform X1: MPGPSGGRSPGGGFRGGAAAEAKMAQAPVLRIQSDWDQVLRRNEEEVWLSCRSPGKSTLYGTLTCHGLSPDGIPEIIASEGFDISAVTKKSLIVSCPRENTSSKFLAPYTSFCRIHQKSTTCLDISSGGGLGVSTSADGSMKIWQAANGEVRRNLEGHVYDVNCCRFFPSGIVVLSGGMDARLKIWSAEDGCCVATFQGHKAGILDTAIVERGRNVVSSSRDGTARLWDCGRSTCLGIVADCGSPVNGIALNATDNSLNLGSPEDPPSEREVGTEGKMLLLAREDKKLQGLGLQSRQPVFLFIGSDAFNCCTFLSNTYLLGGTQDGNIYQLDVRNTKSPIRVIRRSGAPVLSLIPYKDGFIASQGDGTCFIMQQDLDHVVELTGPDCDPVYKVSLWGKEIYTCCRDGLLRRYQLSDL, translated from the exons ATGCCCGGGCCTTCCGGGGGACGGTCTCCAGGAGGCGGCTTCCGGGGCGGGGCTGCAGCTGAGGCGAAGATGGCGCAGGCGCCGGTGCTGCGGATCCAGAGCGACTGGGACCAGGTCTTGAG GAGAAATGAGGAGGAAGTTTGGCTGAGCTGCCGGAGTCCAG GGAAATCAACATTATATGGAACTCTGACGTGTCACGGTTTGAGCCCGGATGGGATTCCTGAAATCATAGCCTCCGAAGGATTTGACATAAGCGCAGTAACTAAG AAAAGTTTGATTGTCTCCTGCCCACGGGAAAACACCTCTAGCAAATTTCTGGCCCCCTATACTTCCTTTTGCAGGATCCATCAAAAAAGT ACCACCTGCCTTGACATCTCGAGTGGAGGTGGGCTTGGAGTATCCACCAGCGCCGATGGCAGTATGAAAATTTGGCAAGCCGCTAATGGGGAAGTCAGA AGGAATTTGGAAGGACACGTATACGATGTGAATTGTTGCCGGTTTTTCCCATCGGGCATCGTGGTGCTGAGCGGAGGGATGGACGCCAGGCTGAAGATCTGGTCTGCAGAGGACGGGTGTTGCGTCGCAACTTTTCAAGGGCACAAAGCAG GAATCCTGGACACAGCCATTGTGGAGAGGGGCAGGAACGTGGTCTCCAGCTCGCGGGATGGCACGGCGCGCCTTTGGGATTGCGGGCGATCGACTTGCCTGGGCATTGTAGCCGATTGCGGCTCTCCGGTCAATGGGATTGCTCTGAATGCAACGGACAACTCTTTAAACTTGGGGTCCCCTGAAGACCCTCCCA GCGAGCGTGAAGTTGGCACGGAAGGAAAGATGTTGCTGTTGGCTCGGGAGGACAAAAAATTGCAAGGCTTGGGGTTACAAAGCAGGCAGCCG GTTTTCCTTTTCATCGGTTCGGATGCCTTCAACTGTTGCACTTTCCTCTCCAACACGTATCTGCTGGGAGGGACCCAGGATGGAAACATCTACCAGCTGGATGTCAGGAACACCAA ATCTCCCATTCGAGTGATCCGGAGATCAGGCGCCCCGGTCCTTTCACTCATCCCTTACAAAGATGGATTTATTGCCAGCCAAG GTGATGGGACCTGTTTTATTATGCAGCAGGATCTCGATCACGTGGTTGAGTTAACCGGACCCGACTGTGACCCTGTGTACAAGGTAT CTCTCTGGGGCAAAGAAATATACACCTGTTGCCGGGATGGGCTACTGAGGAGATACCAGCTTTCCGATCTGTGA
- the PAAF1 gene encoding proteasomal ATPase-associated factor 1 isoform X2: MPGPSGGRSPGGGFRGGAAAEAKMAQAPVLRIQSDWDQVLRRNEEEVWLSCRSPGKSTLYGTLTCHGLSPDGIPEIIASEGFDISAVTKKSLIVSCPRENTSSKFLAPYTSFCRIHQKSTTCLDISSGGGLGVSTSADGSMKIWQAANGEVRRNLEGHVYDVNCCRFFPSGIVVLSGGMDARLKIWSAEDGCCVATFQGHKAGILDTAIVERGRNVVSSSRDGTARLWDCGRSTCLGIVADCGSPVNGIALNATDNSLNLGSPEDPPSEREVGTEGKMLLLAREDKKLQGLGLQSRQPVFLFIGSDAFNCCTFLSNTYLLGGTQDGNIYQLDVRNTKSPIRVIRRSGAPVLSLIPYKDGFIASQGDGTCFIMQQDLDHVVELTGPDCDPVYKAALWGKEIYTCCRDGLLRRYQLSDL, translated from the exons ATGCCCGGGCCTTCCGGGGGACGGTCTCCAGGAGGCGGCTTCCGGGGCGGGGCTGCAGCTGAGGCGAAGATGGCGCAGGCGCCGGTGCTGCGGATCCAGAGCGACTGGGACCAGGTCTTGAG GAGAAATGAGGAGGAAGTTTGGCTGAGCTGCCGGAGTCCAG GGAAATCAACATTATATGGAACTCTGACGTGTCACGGTTTGAGCCCGGATGGGATTCCTGAAATCATAGCCTCCGAAGGATTTGACATAAGCGCAGTAACTAAG AAAAGTTTGATTGTCTCCTGCCCACGGGAAAACACCTCTAGCAAATTTCTGGCCCCCTATACTTCCTTTTGCAGGATCCATCAAAAAAGT ACCACCTGCCTTGACATCTCGAGTGGAGGTGGGCTTGGAGTATCCACCAGCGCCGATGGCAGTATGAAAATTTGGCAAGCCGCTAATGGGGAAGTCAGA AGGAATTTGGAAGGACACGTATACGATGTGAATTGTTGCCGGTTTTTCCCATCGGGCATCGTGGTGCTGAGCGGAGGGATGGACGCCAGGCTGAAGATCTGGTCTGCAGAGGACGGGTGTTGCGTCGCAACTTTTCAAGGGCACAAAGCAG GAATCCTGGACACAGCCATTGTGGAGAGGGGCAGGAACGTGGTCTCCAGCTCGCGGGATGGCACGGCGCGCCTTTGGGATTGCGGGCGATCGACTTGCCTGGGCATTGTAGCCGATTGCGGCTCTCCGGTCAATGGGATTGCTCTGAATGCAACGGACAACTCTTTAAACTTGGGGTCCCCTGAAGACCCTCCCA GCGAGCGTGAAGTTGGCACGGAAGGAAAGATGTTGCTGTTGGCTCGGGAGGACAAAAAATTGCAAGGCTTGGGGTTACAAAGCAGGCAGCCG GTTTTCCTTTTCATCGGTTCGGATGCCTTCAACTGTTGCACTTTCCTCTCCAACACGTATCTGCTGGGAGGGACCCAGGATGGAAACATCTACCAGCTGGATGTCAGGAACACCAA ATCTCCCATTCGAGTGATCCGGAGATCAGGCGCCCCGGTCCTTTCACTCATCCCTTACAAAGATGGATTTATTGCCAGCCAAG GTGATGGGACCTGTTTTATTATGCAGCAGGATCTCGATCACGTGGTTGAGTTAACCGGACCCGACTGTGACCCTGTGTACAAG GCAGCTCTCTGGGGCAAAGAAATATACACCTGTTGCCGGGATGGGCTACTGAGGAGATACCAGCTTTCCGATCTGTGA
- the COA4 gene encoding cytochrome c oxidase assembly factor 4 homolog, mitochondrial, translated as MSGHDWSQKTKARREEEEEEEEDPFDQMIQRTGCATFHYAVMECMADHQDWRKCQEQVQSFRTCMAEHQKQRAEETKRRQKLHQAAS; from the coding sequence ATGTCTGGCCATGACTGGAGCCAGAAgacgaaggcaaggagggaggaagaagaggaggaggaggaagaccctTTTGACCAGATGATCCAGCGCACCGGGTGTGCCACCTTCCACTACGCAGTGATGGAGTGCATGGCAGACCACCAGGACTGGCGCAAGTGCCAGGAGCAAGTGCAGAGTTTTCGGACCTGCATGGCGGAACATCAGAAGCAGCGAGCGGAAGAAACGAAGAGGAGGCAGAAGCTGCACCAGGCCGCCAGCTGA